The following proteins are encoded in a genomic region of Leifsonia psychrotolerans:
- the typA gene encoding translational GTPase TypA, translating into MAIATRNNLRNVAIVAHVDHGKTTLVDAMLRQTDSFAEHAHLEERAMDSNELEREKGITILAKNTAVSYKGKHATDGPIVINVIDTPGHADFGGEVERGLSMVDGVVLLVDASEGPLPQTRFVLRKALEAKLPVILLVNKTDRPDARIDEVVAESQDLLLGLASDMADDVPDLDLDAILDVPVVYASGRNGAASLNKPANGELPDNDDLEPLFEAILKHVPAPVYDDEHPLQAWVTNLDSSPFLGRLALLRIFQGTIKKGQTVAWVKHDGSVQNVRVTELFITKALDRFPAESAGPGDIVAVAGFEDIFIGETLADVDDVRPLPTITVDDPAISMTIGTNTSPIIGKVKGHKLTARMVKDRLDRELVGNVSLKLVDIGRPDAWEVQGRGELALSILVEQMRREGFELTVGKPQVVLKKIDGKTAEPYEHLTIDAPEEFLGAITQLLAARKGRMDGMSNHGTGWVRMEFIVPSRGLIGFRTEFMTITRGAGIANAVSHGYDFWAGEINTRTNGSIVADRAGSATPFAMVALQERMSFFVEPTQEVYEGMVVGENSRADDMDVNITKEKQLTNMRQSTSDSFERMTPSRKLTLEESLEFAREDECVEVTPEFVRIRKVELDSSARARTYSRMKKQNQN; encoded by the coding sequence ATGGCGATTGCCACGCGCAATAACCTTCGAAACGTAGCGATCGTTGCCCACGTTGACCACGGCAAGACGACTCTGGTTGACGCCATGCTGCGTCAGACCGACTCCTTCGCCGAGCACGCGCACCTCGAAGAGCGCGCCATGGACTCGAACGAGCTTGAGCGCGAAAAGGGCATCACGATCCTCGCCAAGAACACGGCAGTGTCGTACAAGGGCAAGCACGCCACCGACGGCCCGATCGTCATCAACGTCATCGACACTCCCGGCCACGCCGACTTCGGTGGCGAGGTTGAGCGCGGTCTGTCCATGGTGGACGGCGTTGTTCTTCTCGTCGACGCCAGTGAGGGCCCGCTGCCGCAGACCCGCTTCGTGCTGCGCAAGGCACTCGAGGCCAAGCTGCCCGTCATTCTGTTGGTCAACAAGACCGACCGCCCCGACGCTCGCATCGACGAGGTTGTTGCCGAGAGCCAGGACCTGCTCCTCGGCCTCGCCAGCGACATGGCAGACGATGTGCCCGACCTCGACCTTGACGCGATCCTCGACGTTCCCGTCGTGTATGCATCGGGCCGTAACGGCGCAGCCAGCCTGAACAAGCCCGCCAACGGCGAGCTGCCCGACAACGACGACCTCGAGCCGCTCTTCGAAGCGATCCTCAAGCACGTTCCGGCACCCGTTTACGACGACGAGCACCCGCTTCAGGCGTGGGTCACAAACCTTGACTCCTCGCCGTTCCTCGGTCGCCTCGCGCTGCTGCGCATCTTCCAGGGCACCATCAAAAAGGGCCAGACCGTGGCCTGGGTCAAGCACGACGGATCCGTTCAGAACGTACGCGTGACCGAGCTCTTCATCACGAAGGCTCTGGACCGCTTCCCCGCCGAGAGCGCAGGCCCCGGTGACATCGTCGCCGTTGCCGGCTTCGAAGACATCTTCATCGGTGAGACCCTCGCCGACGTCGATGACGTGCGCCCGCTGCCGACCATCACGGTCGACGACCCCGCCATCTCGATGACCATCGGAACCAACACCTCGCCGATCATCGGCAAGGTCAAGGGCCACAAGCTCACCGCCCGTATGGTCAAGGACCGCCTGGACCGGGAGTTGGTGGGTAACGTCTCGCTCAAGCTTGTCGACATCGGCCGCCCGGACGCCTGGGAAGTTCAGGGTCGTGGCGAGCTCGCCCTGTCGATCCTGGTCGAGCAGATGCGTCGTGAAGGCTTCGAGCTCACCGTCGGCAAGCCACAGGTGGTTCTGAAGAAGATCGACGGCAAGACCGCCGAGCCGTACGAGCACCTGACGATTGACGCTCCCGAGGAGTTCCTCGGCGCGATCACCCAGCTGCTCGCCGCTCGCAAGGGCCGCATGGACGGCATGTCAAACCACGGCACCGGCTGGGTTCGCATGGAATTCATTGTTCCGTCGCGCGGCCTGATCGGCTTCCGCACGGAGTTCATGACGATCACCCGCGGCGCGGGTATCGCCAACGCCGTCTCGCACGGGTACGACTTCTGGGCTGGCGAGATCAACACGCGCACCAACGGCTCGATCGTTGCTGACCGCGCTGGTTCGGCTACGCCGTTCGCCATGGTTGCTCTGCAGGAGCGCATGTCGTTCTTCGTTGAGCCCACCCAAGAGGTGTATGAGGGAATGGTCGTCGGCGAGAACTCGCGCGCCGATGACATGGACGTCAACATCACCAAGGAAAAGCAGCTCACCAACATGCGCCAGTCGACCTCGGACTCGTTCGAGCGCATGACCCCGTCGCGCAAGCTGACTCTCGAAGAGTCGCTTGAGTTCGCTCGTGAAGACGAGTGCGTCGAGGTTACGCCCGAGTTCGTTCGTATTCGCAAGGTGGAGCTCGACTCCTCCGCGCGTGCACGCACCTACTCGCGCATGAAGAAGCAGAACCAGAACTAA
- the efeB gene encoding iron uptake transporter deferrochelatase/peroxidase subunit → MTTPTESLSDQPDAPDTKSGGISRRGLLGLAGAGIAGLGVGIAGDRTVAALAASGTGAVSTSYPFFGEHQSGIVTPAQDRLHFAAFDMSGSATRDDLIELLKDWTVAAAAMTAGKDIGDFGAVSGPYDAPPEDTGEALGLPASGLTITFGFGPTLFQTTEGADRFGLAARRPAELVNLPHFPGDRLNPATSDGDLCIQACADDPQVAVHAIRNLSRIAFGRASLRWSQLGFGRTSSTSTSQTTPRNLFGFKDGTANIKAEEPTAVNDQVWVQSGDGAGWLAGGSYLVARRIRMGIEPWDRTILSEQEAVIGRNKGEGAPLSGGTEFTEPDFALSGRENIPLIAENAHVRLAHPTQNAGIRMLRRGYNFVDGNDELGRLNAGLFFISFQRSPHQFTEVQLNLARHDALNEYITHVGSALFAVPPGATRGSYVGATLFA, encoded by the coding sequence ATGACCACACCCACCGAATCCCTTTCAGACCAGCCTGACGCACCCGACACGAAATCCGGTGGAATCTCCCGCCGTGGCCTCCTCGGGCTGGCCGGCGCCGGGATCGCCGGGCTGGGTGTCGGCATTGCCGGCGACCGCACCGTTGCCGCCCTGGCGGCAAGCGGAACCGGTGCGGTGTCGACGAGCTATCCATTCTTCGGTGAGCATCAGTCCGGGATCGTGACGCCGGCGCAAGATCGCCTGCATTTCGCCGCCTTTGACATGTCGGGTTCGGCCACCCGGGATGACCTGATCGAGCTGTTGAAAGACTGGACGGTGGCCGCGGCCGCGATGACGGCCGGTAAAGACATCGGTGATTTCGGCGCGGTGAGCGGCCCGTACGACGCGCCGCCGGAAGACACGGGCGAGGCACTCGGCTTACCGGCCTCAGGTCTCACCATCACGTTCGGGTTCGGTCCAACGCTGTTTCAGACGACGGAGGGCGCCGACCGCTTCGGTCTGGCCGCCCGACGGCCAGCCGAGCTGGTGAACCTCCCGCATTTTCCGGGCGACAGGCTCAACCCTGCCACGAGCGACGGCGACCTCTGCATTCAGGCCTGTGCCGACGATCCGCAGGTGGCCGTGCATGCCATTCGCAACCTCTCGCGCATCGCGTTCGGGCGTGCGAGCCTGCGCTGGTCCCAGCTCGGCTTCGGCCGCACCTCGTCAACCAGCACCAGCCAGACCACCCCGCGCAATCTGTTCGGTTTCAAGGACGGAACCGCCAACATCAAGGCCGAAGAGCCCACTGCCGTCAACGACCAGGTCTGGGTCCAATCGGGTGACGGTGCCGGCTGGCTGGCCGGCGGGTCTTATCTGGTGGCCCGGCGCATCCGTATGGGCATCGAGCCGTGGGATCGTACGATCCTCAGCGAGCAGGAGGCCGTCATCGGCCGCAATAAGGGTGAGGGCGCTCCGCTGTCGGGTGGCACCGAGTTCACCGAGCCCGATTTTGCGCTCAGCGGGCGCGAGAACATTCCGCTGATCGCGGAGAACGCGCATGTGCGCTTGGCGCATCCCACGCAGAATGCAGGCATTCGGATGCTCCGGCGTGGCTACAACTTCGTTGACGGCAACGACGAACTGGGGCGCCTCAACGCGGGTCTGTTCTTCATCTCGTTCCAGCGTTCCCCGCACCAGTTCACCGAGGTGCAGCTCAACCTGGCCCGTCACGATGCGCTGAACGAGTACATCACCCACGTGGGATCAGCACTGTTCGCGGTGCCGCCGGGCGCGACGCGCGGAAGCTACGTCGGCGCGACGCTCTTCGCGTAA
- a CDS encoding ABC transporter permease subunit encodes MLAFITRRLGASALVLLVASFIIYNLTAISGDPLEDLRASTAPNKQALMDARTEQLNLNVPPPLRYFIWLSGILKGLIGQFTLGDSVKGHAVTTLLGSSVGNTIQLVTAATIIAVILGVAIGMSTALRQYSGYDYTVTFMSFLFFSLPAFWVAVLLKLYVAIGFNNFLVDPILTPLTVVIIALASGFIWMSIIGGDGKPRLIVFGSATLITGGIFAFLLATDWFTTPQLGPVLILILGALSALMVTSLTTGLSNRRALYSSFGTVLLGVALWYPLQFLFEVVPGTWFLVALAIVAIVVGGAIGYVFGENDKWASARAAGITSFLVAALVLIDRIMVAWPSYVQAVGGRPIATVGSGTPDLGGSIWVGYVDNYTHLLLPTISLVLISLAGYTRYARASLLEVMNQDYVRTARAKGLTERTVVMRHAFRNAMIPVITVVAFDVGGLIGGAVITETIFAWKGMGALFTDALRHVDVNTVMGVFLVIGIVAIVFNLLADIAYSALDPRIRVS; translated from the coding sequence GTGCTCGCGTTTATAACTCGTCGCCTCGGCGCCTCTGCACTGGTTCTACTTGTAGCCAGTTTCATTATTTACAACCTCACCGCCATCTCGGGTGACCCACTCGAAGACCTTCGGGCGTCAACGGCTCCCAATAAGCAAGCGTTGATGGATGCGCGCACCGAGCAGCTCAATCTCAACGTGCCACCGCCGCTGCGTTACTTCATCTGGCTGAGCGGAATTTTGAAGGGCCTGATCGGTCAGTTCACGCTCGGTGACAGTGTCAAGGGCCACGCCGTGACCACGCTTCTGGGTAGTTCAGTGGGCAACACCATCCAGCTCGTCACCGCGGCCACAATCATCGCCGTTATTCTCGGCGTCGCGATCGGTATGAGCACGGCACTTCGCCAGTACAGCGGCTACGACTACACAGTGACGTTCATGTCGTTCCTCTTCTTCTCGCTGCCAGCCTTCTGGGTCGCCGTGCTGCTCAAGCTGTACGTGGCAATCGGCTTCAACAACTTTTTGGTCGATCCGATACTGACGCCGCTGACAGTGGTCATCATCGCGCTGGCCTCCGGCTTCATCTGGATGAGCATCATCGGGGGAGACGGCAAGCCTCGTCTCATCGTCTTCGGCTCGGCCACGCTCATCACCGGTGGAATCTTCGCCTTCCTGCTCGCGACGGACTGGTTCACCACGCCGCAACTCGGCCCGGTGCTGATTCTGATCCTCGGAGCGCTGTCTGCACTGATGGTCACGTCGCTCACAACAGGTCTCTCCAACCGCCGGGCCCTCTATTCCTCATTCGGCACGGTGCTGCTGGGCGTCGCACTCTGGTACCCGCTGCAGTTCCTCTTCGAGGTTGTACCCGGAACCTGGTTCCTCGTAGCGCTCGCGATTGTCGCGATCGTCGTTGGCGGCGCAATCGGCTACGTCTTCGGCGAGAACGACAAATGGGCGTCGGCCCGAGCGGCCGGCATCACAAGCTTCCTCGTGGCGGCGCTGGTTCTGATCGACCGCATCATGGTGGCCTGGCCGTCCTACGTGCAGGCCGTCGGCGGTCGCCCAATTGCGACGGTCGGTTCGGGTACCCCCGACCTCGGTGGTTCGATCTGGGTCGGCTACGTCGACAACTACACGCACCTCCTTCTGCCGACGATTTCACTGGTCTTGATTTCGCTGGCCGGCTACACGCGGTACGCCCGCGCCAGCCTGCTTGAGGTGATGAACCAGGATTACGTGCGCACCGCCCGGGCCAAGGGACTCACCGAGCGCACCGTTGTGATGCGTCATGCGTTCCGTAACGCCATGATCCCGGTCATCACCGTCGTCGCCTTTGACGTCGGCGGATTGATCGGGGGCGCTGTGATCACCGAGACGATCTTCGCGTGGAAGGGCATGGGTGCGTTGTTCACCGACGCGCTCCGCCACGTCGACGTCAACACCGTCATGGGCGTCTTCCTGGTCATTGGAATCGTCGCTATTGTCTTCAATTTGCTCGCGGATATCGCCTATTCGGCGCTCGATCCGAGAATCAGGGTGAGCTAG
- a CDS encoding PH domain-containing protein, whose amino-acid sequence MAETITLRPLFGKVLAIATGVVIVVCLVTLIVDGDPAAGIRFALPLVTVGYLVWLTFWLPAVEISDGGVRLHNTLRTIDLPWPSIERIDTRYALTLYTTYGRFVAWAAPASGRHTLMSTPASDTKHLPESTFMAGSIGAGDVPRTDSGDAAAIIRRRWEALRDAGHLDRRASDPDHTAVHWHRVQIVVLALLVVLSALGLLLG is encoded by the coding sequence ATGGCCGAAACGATCACCCTGCGTCCCCTGTTCGGAAAAGTTCTTGCGATCGCCACTGGCGTGGTCATCGTGGTCTGCCTGGTCACTCTGATCGTTGACGGGGACCCGGCGGCCGGCATCCGCTTCGCACTGCCGCTCGTGACCGTGGGCTACCTGGTCTGGCTGACCTTCTGGCTCCCGGCCGTCGAAATCAGCGATGGCGGCGTGCGCCTGCACAACACCCTGCGCACCATCGATCTGCCCTGGCCGTCGATCGAGCGCATCGACACCCGCTACGCGCTCACGCTGTACACAACGTATGGCCGTTTCGTCGCGTGGGCAGCACCCGCTTCCGGGCGCCACACGCTGATGAGCACGCCTGCCTCTGACACGAAGCATCTGCCCGAATCGACGTTCATGGCCGGCAGTATTGGCGCGGGCGACGTGCCCCGCACCGATTCCGGTGACGCGGCAGCAATCATCCGTCGCCGCTGGGAAGCTCTGCGCGATGCCGGACACCTCGACCGTCGGGCCAGCGATCCTGATCACACTGCGGTGCACTGGCACCGCGTGCAGATCGTGGTTCTGGCGCTTCTTGTCGTGCTGAGTGCGCTGGGGCTGCTGCTCGGCTAG
- a CDS encoding ABC transporter permease → MSNIILQVENPEDPKDAGLTIEQREVIGLSQGTIVRRRFFRHKGAMISIGVLVLMALLVYTSIGFTFFGLQVPGWWRFGYEAQNAIINKGNPTWTLPFNFGEHPFGQDEIGRDIFARVMRGTQQSIVVTVLFGGLSAVIGVVIGSLAGFYRGKIDQWLMRLTDLFIIFPLIILGAVLGRTVGGMGAVPLGIVLGLIGWTSLARLVRGEFLSLREREFVDAARVAGADTKRIIFKHILPNAVGVVIVSTTLLMSGAILAEAALSFLSFGIKAPDVSLGQLINEYQGAFTTRPWLFWWPGLFIIIIALGINFIGDGLRDAFDPRQRRIPNFAGPYRQMGQIIAGWFRPWRKTTTRDAAPTATPTAAPAKEQK, encoded by the coding sequence ATGTCAAACATCATTCTTCAGGTCGAGAACCCGGAAGACCCCAAGGATGCGGGTCTGACCATCGAACAGCGTGAGGTCATCGGTCTCAGTCAGGGCACGATCGTGCGACGCCGGTTCTTCCGGCACAAGGGCGCGATGATCTCGATCGGCGTGCTCGTCCTCATGGCGCTGCTCGTCTACACCTCGATCGGCTTCACCTTCTTCGGGCTGCAGGTGCCTGGTTGGTGGAGGTTCGGCTACGAAGCCCAAAACGCAATCATTAACAAGGGAAACCCGACCTGGACGCTGCCCTTCAACTTCGGTGAACACCCGTTCGGTCAAGATGAGATCGGTCGCGACATCTTCGCCCGTGTCATGCGTGGCACGCAGCAGTCGATCGTCGTCACCGTTCTGTTCGGCGGGCTCTCCGCCGTCATCGGTGTCGTGATCGGCTCGTTGGCCGGGTTCTACCGGGGCAAGATCGACCAGTGGCTGATGCGCCTGACCGATCTGTTCATCATCTTCCCTCTGATCATTCTCGGCGCTGTTCTCGGCCGTACCGTGGGCGGAATGGGCGCCGTCCCGCTCGGAATCGTGCTGGGTCTGATCGGCTGGACGTCGTTGGCACGGCTGGTGCGTGGTGAGTTTCTCAGTCTGCGTGAGCGTGAGTTCGTCGACGCGGCGCGTGTCGCCGGCGCCGACACGAAGCGGATCATCTTCAAGCACATCCTGCCGAATGCCGTCGGCGTGGTCATCGTCAGCACCACACTGCTGATGAGTGGCGCCATTCTGGCCGAGGCCGCCCTCAGCTTCCTGAGCTTCGGCATCAAGGCTCCCGACGTCTCGCTCGGTCAGCTCATCAACGAGTACCAGGGTGCGTTCACCACTCGTCCGTGGCTGTTCTGGTGGCCCGGCCTCTTCATCATCATCATCGCGCTCGGCATCAACTTCATCGGCGATGGACTGCGCGACGCATTCGACCCGCGTCAGCGGCGCATCCCGAACTTCGCCGGTCCGTACCGCCAGATGGGTCAGATCATCGCCGGCTGGTTCCGCCCCTGGAGGAAGACCACCACGCGCGACGCCGCTCCGACAGCGACGCCGACAGCGGCACCGGCCAAGGAACAGAAGTGA
- a CDS encoding ABC transporter family substrate-binding protein, whose protein sequence is MKIGRLAAAGSLVAATALILSGCAVPRSSEVIGGTSIKVAWNDPLQEYNTLTSTGNAATNNNIWYLANQSFNYYNSKSELVKNTDFGTYKVESEDPLTVKYTVNKDVTWSDGTPVDAADLLLTWAAQTTHLSNVEAEYDDEGNVTNQDALDKGVFFDGGATPGVGLDLVSKTPTIGDDGRSLTLVYDEYYVDWELAFPVGVSAHGTAQLAFPDKKYSGADAKKAFIKAVQDKDTTFLSTFAKAWSNDYKFLDMPKEKQKTLSNGPYTITDLKDQQYVTLTARKDYTSGPSTKYQKVIVRVIPDPQAQITALQNGEVQIAAGQPTADLLTQIKGTAGIEYKSSPDATYEHVDLQVTNGGPFDPKTYAGDAEKARLVREAFLKTVPRQDIVDKLIKPLQDDAVLRESNVFLPGTPGYEASVKAGAFTAFDTVDIEGAKANLATAGVTDPQVRLLYGSTNTRRQQQFELIRQSAALAGITVIDGGSETWGSDLSSKPDAYDAALFGWQSTSTAVGESQANYIPGGLNNFFGWDDKEVTATFKKLMTETDPAKQQALLVDAEQGIAAQAWTVPIFQFPGVTAWSDKVTGVDPAFLAPQYFWNFWDWAPSDSATKK, encoded by the coding sequence TTGAAGATCGGACGCCTGGCAGCCGCGGGTTCACTCGTCGCTGCTACTGCACTGATTCTCTCGGGTTGCGCCGTTCCGCGCAGCTCAGAGGTCATCGGTGGCACCTCAATCAAGGTTGCATGGAACGACCCGCTGCAGGAGTACAACACCCTGACGTCAACGGGTAACGCTGCAACGAACAACAACATCTGGTACCTCGCCAACCAGAGCTTCAACTATTACAACAGCAAGAGCGAGCTGGTCAAGAACACCGACTTCGGAACGTACAAAGTCGAATCCGAGGATCCCCTCACTGTCAAGTACACGGTCAACAAAGACGTGACCTGGTCTGACGGCACCCCCGTCGACGCCGCAGACCTTCTGCTGACCTGGGCCGCCCAGACCACTCACCTCAGCAACGTTGAGGCTGAGTACGACGACGAGGGCAACGTCACCAACCAGGATGCACTCGACAAGGGTGTCTTCTTCGACGGCGGTGCAACCCCCGGAGTCGGACTCGACCTCGTCAGCAAGACTCCGACCATCGGCGACGACGGCCGCAGCCTGACCCTCGTCTACGACGAGTATTACGTGGACTGGGAGCTGGCCTTCCCGGTTGGCGTTTCCGCACACGGTACTGCGCAGCTGGCGTTCCCCGACAAGAAGTACTCGGGCGCCGACGCAAAGAAGGCCTTCATCAAGGCTGTCCAGGACAAGGACACCACGTTCCTGAGCACATTCGCGAAGGCGTGGAGCAACGACTACAAGTTCCTCGACATGCCGAAGGAGAAGCAGAAGACGCTCTCCAACGGCCCGTACACGATCACGGACCTCAAGGATCAGCAGTACGTGACGCTGACCGCGCGCAAGGACTACACCTCCGGCCCGTCGACCAAGTACCAGAAGGTCATCGTGCGCGTCATTCCCGACCCGCAGGCACAGATCACCGCTCTTCAGAACGGTGAAGTTCAGATCGCCGCCGGCCAGCCCACCGCTGACCTGCTCACACAGATCAAGGGCACAGCGGGCATCGAGTACAAGAGCTCGCCCGACGCCACATACGAGCACGTGGACCTGCAGGTCACCAACGGCGGCCCGTTCGACCCGAAGACCTACGCCGGCGACGCCGAGAAGGCCCGCCTCGTTCGCGAAGCGTTCCTCAAGACCGTTCCGCGCCAGGACATCGTCGACAAGCTGATCAAGCCACTTCAGGATGACGCAGTCCTGCGTGAGTCGAACGTCTTCCTGCCCGGCACGCCGGGCTACGAGGCATCCGTCAAGGCCGGCGCGTTCACCGCATTCGACACGGTCGACATCGAGGGTGCCAAGGCAAACCTCGCCACGGCCGGCGTCACCGACCCGCAGGTTCGCCTGCTCTACGGCTCGACGAACACGCGTCGTCAGCAGCAGTTCGAACTGATCCGTCAGTCCGCAGCTCTGGCCGGCATCACCGTGATCGACGGCGGCAGCGAGACCTGGGGCTCCGACCTCAGCTCAAAGCCCGACGCCTATGACGCAGCACTGTTCGGTTGGCAGTCCACCTCGACCGCCGTCGGCGAGTCGCAGGCGAACTACATCCCCGGCGGTCTGAACAACTTCTTCGGTTGGGACGACAAGGAGGTCACCGCGACCTTCAAGAAGCTGATGACCGAGACCGACCCGGCCAAGCAGCAGGCGCTGCTGGTCGATGCCGAGCAGGGCATCGCCGCGCAGGCCTGGACCGTTCCGATCTTCCAGTTCCCCGGCGTCACCGCCTGGAGCGACAAGGTCACCGGAGTCGACCCGGCGTTCCTGGCGCCGCAGTACTTCTGGAACTTCTGGGACTGGGCGCCGTCTGACTCGGCAACCAAGAAGTAA
- a CDS encoding ABC transporter ATP-binding protein: MSEAVKTRSVDENILEVTDLGVDFWVGNEWVAAASRMSYAVKPGEVLAIVGESGSGKSVSSMSLLGLLPGNGRVSGSALLNGEELIGASQAKLRKVRGKDIAVIFQEPMTALNPVYRVGFQIVEALRVHFPLTPSQAKERALELLKLVEMPDPQKAFDSYPHQLSGGQRQRAMIAQSISCDPDVLIADEPTTALDVTIQAEILDLLRRLRTRLNSAIIIITHDMGVVADLADKVIVMRNGEIIERNTVQEIFTNAKHPYTQELLAAVPHLGTGTAVAVEDVARTDAPALVLKNVDIEYPKRGRVPAFKAVADASFEIYPGEIVGLVGESGSGKTTIARAAVGLVPVAGGELTVVGQNIAGASAKQMKAVRRDLGIVFQDPGSSLNPRFPVGESIGEPMLLSGLFDKRQINLRVEELLDQVELPRAFRNRYPHELSGGQRQRIGIARALALSPKLLVADEPTSALDVSVQAHVLELLQEIQAKLKFACLFVSHDLAVVDLLADRIIVMNHGKIVEQGATENILRNPQDPYTQRLIAAVPLPDPALQRERREKRQAARG; this comes from the coding sequence ATGAGCGAAGCAGTAAAGACACGTTCCGTCGACGAGAACATTCTTGAAGTCACCGACTTGGGTGTCGACTTCTGGGTCGGCAATGAATGGGTGGCAGCCGCGAGCAGGATGAGCTATGCGGTCAAGCCGGGTGAGGTTTTAGCCATCGTCGGAGAATCGGGCTCGGGCAAGAGCGTCAGCTCGATGTCGCTGCTCGGTTTGCTTCCCGGCAACGGCCGGGTCAGCGGCAGCGCGCTGCTGAATGGCGAAGAGCTGATTGGGGCGAGCCAGGCGAAGCTGCGCAAGGTGCGCGGTAAAGACATCGCCGTGATCTTCCAGGAGCCGATGACGGCGCTGAACCCGGTCTACCGGGTTGGTTTTCAGATCGTCGAAGCCCTCCGCGTGCATTTCCCGCTCACGCCCTCTCAGGCCAAGGAACGCGCGCTCGAACTGCTGAAGCTGGTTGAGATGCCCGACCCGCAGAAGGCGTTTGATTCCTACCCGCACCAGCTCTCCGGCGGTCAGCGCCAGCGTGCCATGATCGCTCAATCGATCTCGTGCGACCCGGATGTGCTCATCGCTGATGAGCCCACCACTGCGCTTGACGTGACGATCCAAGCCGAGATCCTCGACCTGCTGCGTCGGCTGCGCACACGTCTGAACAGCGCGATCATCATCATCACTCACGACATGGGCGTTGTCGCCGACCTGGCCGACAAGGTCATCGTGATGCGTAACGGCGAGATCATCGAACGCAATACCGTGCAGGAGATCTTCACCAACGCGAAGCATCCCTATACCCAGGAGTTGCTCGCGGCTGTTCCGCACCTCGGCACCGGTACGGCCGTCGCCGTCGAAGACGTCGCCCGCACCGACGCACCGGCTCTCGTGCTGAAAAACGTCGACATCGAGTACCCCAAGCGCGGACGAGTGCCGGCATTCAAGGCCGTCGCGGATGCCTCGTTCGAGATCTACCCCGGCGAGATCGTCGGTCTGGTGGGAGAGTCGGGTTCGGGGAAGACCACTATTGCGCGTGCCGCGGTCGGCCTCGTGCCCGTGGCCGGCGGCGAGCTGACTGTCGTCGGGCAGAATATCGCCGGTGCCAGCGCCAAGCAGATGAAAGCAGTGCGCCGGGACCTGGGGATTGTGTTCCAAGATCCAGGGTCCTCGCTGAACCCGCGTTTTCCCGTGGGGGAGAGCATCGGCGAGCCCATGCTTCTCTCCGGACTGTTCGACAAGCGCCAGATCAACCTGCGCGTCGAAGAACTCCTCGATCAGGTCGAGCTGCCGCGTGCCTTCCGCAACCGCTACCCGCATGAGCTTTCGGGCGGTCAGCGCCAGCGCATTGGGATTGCACGAGCGCTCGCGCTGAGTCCGAAACTCCTGGTGGCCGACGAGCCGACGAGTGCTCTCGACGTGTCGGTGCAGGCACACGTGCTGGAACTCCTGCAGGAGATCCAGGCCAAGCTCAAGTTCGCCTGCCTGTTCGTCAGCCATGACCTGGCCGTCGTCGACCTGCTCGCCGACCGCATCATTGTGATGAACCACGGAAAAATCGTCGAACAGGGTGCAACCGAGAACATCCTGCGCAACCCACAAGATCCGTATACACAGCGCCTGATCGCGGCAGTTCCATTGCCCGACCCCGCCCTGCAGCGGGAACGCCGAGAAAAGCGTCAGGCTGCTCGCGGCTAA
- a CDS encoding CPBP family intramembrane glutamic endopeptidase: MTYGPEATKKRTYLEIAIVLGLSLGASAVYSIISIIARLTEPIPLASQTATLNGSQSTREWLDFTYQLLGSFFGLMPVALVLYLLWRPGQNVFRSLGFDFTRPGKDLLGGLTLLVVIGVPGLGLYLAGRAFGFTVAVDASPLETYWWTIPILIFAALQAALLEELIVIGYLFTRLMQLGWSRWTIILSAAALRGSYHLYQGIGPFFGNFAMGVVFGWAYTRWGRVMPLVIAHWILDIASFVGYPLALAWWPDLLAPTPTSTGTPTPTPTP, from the coding sequence GTGACGTATGGGCCAGAGGCAACCAAGAAGCGGACCTACCTTGAGATAGCGATCGTGCTCGGGCTCTCGCTCGGAGCATCCGCCGTCTATTCGATCATTTCGATCATTGCGCGGCTGACCGAGCCGATCCCCCTCGCCTCGCAGACGGCCACTTTGAATGGGTCGCAGTCGACTCGCGAGTGGCTCGACTTCACCTATCAGCTGCTTGGAAGCTTCTTCGGCCTCATGCCGGTGGCACTCGTGCTGTATCTGTTGTGGCGGCCAGGCCAGAACGTCTTTCGCAGCCTCGGCTTTGATTTCACGCGACCGGGTAAAGATCTGCTCGGCGGGCTGACACTGCTTGTCGTGATCGGTGTTCCTGGACTCGGCCTCTATCTGGCCGGTCGTGCATTCGGCTTCACCGTCGCGGTTGATGCGTCGCCGCTCGAGACATATTGGTGGACGATTCCAATCCTGATCTTCGCGGCGCTCCAAGCGGCGCTCCTCGAAGAGCTGATCGTGATCGGCTACCTGTTCACCAGGCTCATGCAGTTGGGCTGGTCACGCTGGACTATTATTCTGTCGGCCGCCGCACTGCGCGGCAGCTATCACCTCTACCAAGGCATCGGACCGTTCTTCGGCAACTTTGCGATGGGTGTCGTTTTCGGCTGGGCGTACACACGATGGGGCCGCGTCATGCCGCTCGTGATCGCCCACTGGATTCTCGACATCGCGTCATTCGTGGGATACCCCCTGGCCCTTGCGTGGTGGCCCGATCTGCTGGCGCCGACCCCGACGTCAACAGGAACGCCCACGCCGACCCCGACGCCCTAG